Proteins from a genomic interval of Psychrilyobacter piezotolerans:
- a CDS encoding tetratricopeptide repeat protein yields the protein MKKLLIILFVGIVSMGYADAQDDFITTDDSFAAYERYMDAGENSYLEENYDDSLGFYLSAFKVKKDDVESLWGIAGSYEGLNQTDKALGVYRKILKLDPEDTKALQKKLTLDKKNVSKWGYDKKEEYFEEFETYLKKTNYTNSEDIYTLGSIYMNDKSFERAYTVFKMDESGDYRNYFGAGATARFLGKYDAAIMFYNELLSAKPDFYRGYLGLGISYQMKGNYGKAIENMEKYLIYQEDENVYIAMANIYMAEDKYSSAKDILEKAQTKFPDSKKIRENLGDIYSKLGRN from the coding sequence ATGAAAAAATTATTGATAATATTATTTGTTGGGATAGTCTCAATGGGATATGCAGATGCTCAAGATGATTTTATAACAACAGATGACAGTTTTGCGGCCTATGAAAGGTATATGGACGCAGGGGAGAACTCTTATTTGGAGGAGAATTACGATGACTCATTGGGTTTTTATCTCAGTGCCTTTAAGGTGAAAAAAGATGATGTAGAATCTCTTTGGGGAATAGCCGGATCATATGAGGGCCTGAACCAGACAGATAAAGCCTTGGGAGTATATAGAAAGATCTTAAAATTAGATCCTGAAGATACTAAAGCTCTGCAAAAAAAACTGACCTTAGATAAAAAAAATGTTTCCAAGTGGGGATATGATAAAAAAGAGGAATATTTTGAGGAGTTTGAAACCTACCTGAAGAAAACTAATTATACAAACAGCGAGGATATCTATACCCTGGGAAGTATATATATGAATGATAAATCTTTTGAAAGAGCTTATACTGTATTTAAAATGGATGAAAGTGGGGATTATAGAAATTATTTCGGTGCAGGTGCAACTGCCAGATTTTTAGGGAAATATGATGCCGCTATCATGTTTTATAATGAGCTTTTATCTGCAAAACCAGACTTTTACAGAGGATATCTCGGATTGGGAATCTCCTACCAGATGAAAGGAAACTACGGCAAGGCCATAGAAAATATGGAGAAATATCTCATATACCAGGAGGATGAAAATGTCTATATAGCCATGGCAAATATCTATATGGCAGAGGATAAATACAGCAGTGCCAAGGATATTTTGGAAAAGGCGCAGACTAAATTCCCTGATTCTAAGAAGATAAGAGAAAATTTAGGAGACATCTACAGTAAGTTAGGAAGAAACTAG
- the xseA gene encoding exodeoxyribonuclease VII large subunit, which translates to MIEKKRGLKYMKDRIFTVTQMNKMVKEYLEGNDNFNNFFLKGEISGINYYKSGHLYFTLKDSRASVKCVSFGYKLKKIPEDLKEGDKVKLFGRVTLYEASGNYQILVAHVEKEGSLGKLFEELERTKRELAEGGYFDRKYKLPIPKLPQNIGIVTSGTGAAVKDIIKTAKLRYENINIYVYPAKVQGIGSEKEIIKGIKTLDKMEEIDLIIAGRGGGSVEDLWSFNKKEVALAYFNTKTPIVSAVGHEIDNLLTDLTADLRASTPTHAAELVVPKKDLLIQTLEDRRKKLNNNLLANLRDKKEKLETLRRSYILRSYLETVVDKNNLLMDREDRLKKVISSNLTRKKHLLEVRMEKLRSLNPEGILKRGYTITKAGNKVIKSVGELEKDEKIEIIYHDGRVISRVEEINR; encoded by the coding sequence ATGATTGAAAAAAAGAGAGGGTTGAAATATATGAAGGACAGGATATTTACAGTAACTCAAATGAATAAGATGGTAAAGGAATATTTAGAGGGGAACGATAATTTTAATAATTTTTTTCTTAAGGGGGAGATCTCGGGGATAAATTATTATAAGAGCGGTCATCTGTATTTCACCCTGAAAGACAGCAGGGCCAGTGTAAAATGCGTGTCTTTTGGGTATAAATTAAAAAAAATACCAGAGGATTTAAAAGAGGGAGATAAGGTAAAACTTTTTGGGAGGGTGACCCTCTATGAAGCCAGTGGAAATTATCAAATATTGGTAGCCCATGTGGAGAAAGAGGGAAGTCTGGGAAAACTCTTTGAGGAGCTGGAAAGAACCAAAAGAGAGCTGGCTGAAGGCGGTTATTTTGATAGAAAATATAAACTGCCTATCCCAAAACTGCCTCAAAATATAGGAATAGTAACCTCGGGAACAGGGGCTGCAGTAAAAGATATAATAAAGACAGCCAAACTCAGATATGAAAATATAAATATCTATGTCTATCCCGCCAAGGTTCAGGGGATAGGATCTGAAAAAGAGATCATAAAGGGGATAAAAACCCTGGATAAGATGGAGGAAATAGACCTGATCATAGCAGGACGGGGTGGTGGAAGTGTAGAAGACCTTTGGTCATTCAATAAAAAAGAGGTGGCCCTGGCATACTTTAACACTAAAACTCCCATTGTTTCAGCTGTAGGCCATGAAATAGATAATCTTTTGACAGATCTGACAGCAGACCTCCGGGCTTCCACACCTACCCATGCAGCGGAATTAGTCGTTCCAAAAAAAGACCTATTGATCCAAACCTTGGAGGACAGGAGGAAGAAACTAAATAATAACCTCCTGGCCAACCTCAGGGATAAGAAGGAAAAATTAGAAACTTTGAGAAGGAGTTATATCTTGAGAAGTTACCTGGAGACTGTTGTAGATAAGAATAATCTTTTGATGGACAGGGAAGACAGGTTAAAAAAAGTTATCTCCAGCAATTTAACCCGAAAAAAACACCTTTTAGAAGTGAGGATGGAAAAACTGAGATCATTGAATCCAGAGGGGATATTGAAGAGGGGATATACCATAACTAAAGCAGGAAATAAGGTTATAAAGAGTGTAGGAGAGTTGGAAAAAGACGAAAAAATAGAGATTATCTACCACGACGGCAGGGTAATCAGTAGAGTAGAGGAGATAAATAGATGA
- a CDS encoding diadenylate cyclase — MKKIDYYGEFLERLDEFLGVKLQLKARGNYVEFIPEFNSKFIKKTLEHIGEIFVIIDIILEEYYEDNNNVYFTDLIEEFSQKLIGHMVKEKLTVTNEQMNFMDVIKGICNETYEGENSNLNILLFKNRKVIPEELKKMGLDFLPFDTPKKIEEIFKEKLSLKMLNGDNLVLIIGSDFRGYGLGINEEKHTVFKERLLVKLRKQNNGYLISFISLLSKNILNYIDKDSIDAELKAGFRLSEDKIKKLAEYSNEKMLSSKVFFNSYNGEKREFFPYIYMEIKDKELKLYLQNSIDNYLSYRAGKWKLKSFHILKFLIIEKFYMDSFVFHLFNDKIEKKDIIKNIIMNVDVLVGLIKNLLEEGKGGLFIILERTVKNKEMEKIFVDGNEDDSIYRRTVLKDGNITRIKNHNFEYLKLISKVDGAVTLDSEFNLLSFGRLVKLDMNGSKEKVEGARTAAAISGSKYGLAIKVSEDKKITLWEDGIKVLEI; from the coding sequence ATGAAAAAGATAGATTATTATGGGGAATTTTTAGAGAGACTGGATGAATTTTTAGGAGTTAAATTACAGCTGAAAGCCCGGGGTAATTATGTGGAATTTATACCAGAGTTTAATTCTAAATTCATTAAGAAAACTCTGGAACATATAGGTGAGATTTTTGTGATTATAGATATAATCCTGGAGGAATACTATGAGGATAATAACAATGTTTACTTTACCGATCTGATAGAGGAATTTTCTCAAAAATTAATAGGACATATGGTAAAGGAAAAGCTGACAGTTACAAATGAACAGATGAATTTTATGGATGTTATAAAGGGAATCTGCAACGAAACTTATGAAGGTGAGAATTCAAATTTAAATATCTTACTCTTTAAAAATAGAAAAGTTATCCCTGAAGAATTAAAAAAGATGGGGCTGGACTTTCTTCCCTTTGATACTCCTAAAAAAATAGAGGAGATATTCAAAGAGAAATTATCCCTGAAGATGCTGAACGGGGATAATTTGGTTTTAATCATAGGCAGTGATTTCCGAGGTTATGGATTAGGAATAAACGAAGAAAAACACACGGTGTTTAAAGAGAGGCTGCTGGTAAAATTAAGGAAACAAAACAACGGGTATTTAATCTCATTCATATCGCTGTTATCTAAAAATATTTTAAACTATATTGATAAAGACAGTATAGATGCGGAACTTAAAGCCGGATTCAGGCTCAGTGAGGATAAGATAAAAAAATTAGCTGAATACTCCAATGAGAAGATGCTTTCATCCAAAGTTTTTTTTAATAGTTATAACGGAGAGAAAAGGGAGTTTTTCCCATATATCTATATGGAAATTAAAGATAAGGAATTAAAATTATACCTGCAGAATTCCATAGATAACTACCTTTCATATAGGGCAGGGAAATGGAAATTAAAATCTTTTCATATATTGAAATTTTTAATTATAGAAAAATTTTATATGGATTCTTTTGTATTTCACCTTTTTAATGATAAAATAGAGAAAAAAGATATAATTAAAAACATTATAATGAATGTAGATGTTTTAGTCGGCCTTATTAAAAACCTCCTGGAAGAAGGTAAGGGGGGACTTTTTATAATTCTAGAGAGAACTGTAAAAAACAAAGAGATGGAAAAAATATTTGTAGATGGAAACGAGGACGACAGTATATATAGGAGGACAGTTTTAAAAGATGGGAATATTACCCGGATAAAAAATCATAATTTCGAATATTTGAAACTGATATCTAAGGTAGATGGAGCTGTGACCCTGGACAGTGAATTTAATCTCCTGTCATTCGGCAGGCTGGTGAAATTAGATATGAACGGAAGCAAGGAGAAGGTAGAGGGAGCCAGGACGGCAGCAGCAATAAGCGGATCCAAATACGGCTTGGCTATAAAAGTATCTGAAGATAAAAAAATCACCCTTTGGGAAGATGGGATAAAAGTATTGGAGATCTAG
- a CDS encoding GTP pyrophosphokinase, producing MKNIKVDRFLKKYDKMLPIYKEMVEVIQEVFHKEIENREYRLQSTDFRIKTKGSLSKKIHDKGRKYQRLSDITDIVGVRVVTFMEDQVDIAAEKIKDFFVVDEKNTIDKRKALDPRSFGYLSLHYVVSFPPEEKYKKFKGIRFEIQIRSLLQHTWATIEHDLGYKSRIGIPDELIRSFSRVASLLELADKEFVNIKQDLIKYEEKVHDSIKMGKNMPSDSPLNNITIKYFMENNVILNNLFRKTLAELNLKEESRMEAPVEIIKLLDYFKLKRIGDLETILQTKKREIIFVSSKLVQETGENTMEKRGIFYSMAYVLLGGQPLSEKLKFLEMFKILTDDERKSMAEMMEKYHLEYKNKSKKPAKYSLKNIIFRTKKEVK from the coding sequence ATGAAAAATATAAAAGTAGACAGATTTCTAAAAAAATATGACAAGATGCTGCCCATCTATAAGGAGATGGTAGAGGTTATACAAGAGGTCTTTCATAAGGAAATAGAAAATAGAGAATACAGACTTCAAAGTACAGATTTCAGGATAAAAACCAAGGGAAGTTTGAGTAAAAAAATCCATGATAAGGGGAGGAAATACCAGAGGTTATCCGACATCACCGATATCGTAGGAGTGAGAGTAGTTACATTTATGGAAGACCAGGTGGATATAGCAGCTGAAAAAATAAAAGATTTTTTTGTGGTGGATGAAAAAAATACCATCGATAAAAGAAAAGCATTGGATCCCAGATCTTTTGGATATCTGTCCCTGCACTATGTGGTGTCATTTCCCCCAGAAGAAAAGTATAAAAAGTTTAAAGGAATAAGATTTGAAATTCAGATAAGGAGTCTGCTGCAGCATACCTGGGCTACCATAGAACATGATTTGGGATATAAAAGCAGGATAGGAATCCCGGATGAACTGATAAGAAGTTTCTCCAGGGTGGCAAGTTTACTGGAGTTAGCAGATAAGGAATTTGTAAATATAAAACAGGACCTTATAAAATATGAGGAAAAAGTTCATGATTCCATAAAGATGGGGAAAAATATGCCCAGTGACAGCCCGTTAAATAATATAACCATCAAGTATTTCATGGAAAACAATGTTATCTTAAATAATCTTTTTAGAAAGACCTTGGCAGAACTTAACTTAAAAGAGGAGAGCAGGATGGAGGCGCCTGTAGAGATAATAAAATTATTGGATTATTTTAAATTAAAAAGAATAGGAGACCTGGAAACTATACTGCAGACTAAAAAAAGAGAAATAATTTTTGTATCCAGTAAATTAGTCCAGGAAACAGGGGAAAATACAATGGAGAAAAGGGGTATATTTTATTCCATGGCCTATGTATTGTTAGGAGGACAGCCTCTCAGTGAGAAGTTGAAATTTTTAGAGATGTTTAAGATATTAACTGATGATGAGAGAAAGAGTATGGCAGAGATGATGGAAAAATACCATCTGGAATATAAAAATAAATCCAAAAAGCCCGCTAAATATTCACTGAAGAATATTATTTTCAGGACTAAAAAGGAGGTTAAATGA
- the uvrB gene encoding excinuclease ABC subunit UvrB, translating into MFKLVSKYTPTGDQPSAIKTLVEGLNNNYRDQTLLGVTGSGKTFTIANVIEKTNRPALIMAPNKTLAAQLYSEYKKFFPENAVEYFVSYYDYYQPEAYIPSTDTFIDKDSSINDEIDKMRHSATAALLTRKDVIIVASVSAIYGLGSPETYKKMTLAIDLKSGMSRDDVMKKLIYLRYERNDVAFERGKFRVKGDIIDIYPVYQESGYRLEYWGDELESISEINTLTGQSIKRNIERIMIMPATHYLTEGDRLEEIMEEIKRDLDIQVEKFERSGKLLEAQRIRQRTEYDLEMIKEIGYCKGIENYSRYLSGKKEGDKPHTLMEYFPSNFITFIDESHIGLAQIGGMYKGDRSRKTTLVENGFRLPSALDNRPLKFEEFREVGGQMVFVSATPGDFELENSEAVAEQLVRPTGIVEPKIIIKPTKNQVDDLLEEIRIRVEKKQCVLVTTLTKKMAEELTEYYLDLGVRVKYMHSGVDTLERIEIIRGLRKKEFDVLVGINLLREGLDIPEVSLVAILEADKEGFLRSRRSLIQTMGRAARNIEGEAILYADIMTKSMMEAISETDRRREKQIEYNINNNIDPRSTINEISEDLLNLDYGLDMDEINDEIMIYSSKKDIIEQIGRLKVEIRKLAGELDFEGAIKKRDEMLKLDKLLLEI; encoded by the coding sequence ATGTTTAAATTAGTATCAAAATACACTCCTACAGGAGATCAGCCGAGTGCTATAAAAACTCTGGTAGAGGGATTAAATAATAATTATAGAGATCAGACATTATTAGGAGTAACGGGATCTGGGAAAACATTTACCATAGCCAATGTAATAGAAAAAACCAACAGGCCTGCTCTTATCATGGCTCCCAATAAAACTCTGGCAGCACAATTATATTCGGAATATAAAAAATTTTTTCCTGAGAATGCAGTGGAATACTTTGTATCTTACTACGATTATTATCAGCCAGAGGCTTATATTCCCTCTACAGACACGTTTATAGACAAAGACTCATCTATCAACGACGAGATAGACAAAATGCGTCATTCAGCTACTGCGGCCCTTCTAACCAGAAAAGATGTTATAATAGTAGCTTCTGTGTCGGCTATCTATGGTTTAGGATCCCCTGAAACATATAAAAAGATGACCTTAGCCATAGATCTTAAAAGCGGTATGAGCAGGGATGACGTTATGAAAAAATTAATATATTTAAGGTATGAAAGAAATGATGTAGCCTTTGAAAGGGGAAAATTCAGGGTCAAGGGAGATATTATAGATATCTACCCTGTTTATCAGGAAAGCGGGTACAGGCTGGAATACTGGGGAGATGAACTGGAAAGTATCTCTGAAATAAATACCCTGACAGGTCAGAGTATCAAAAGAAATATTGAGAGGATAATGATCATGCCGGCTACCCACTATCTCACAGAGGGAGACAGACTAGAGGAGATCATGGAGGAGATAAAAAGGGATCTGGATATCCAGGTGGAAAAATTTGAAAGATCAGGGAAGCTCCTGGAAGCACAGAGGATAAGGCAGAGAACTGAGTATGATCTTGAGATGATAAAAGAGATAGGCTACTGTAAGGGGATAGAAAACTATTCCAGGTATCTGTCGGGGAAAAAGGAGGGAGATAAACCTCATACACTGATGGAATATTTTCCCAGCAATTTTATTACATTTATAGATGAATCCCACATAGGATTAGCCCAAATTGGCGGGATGTATAAGGGAGACAGATCCAGAAAGACAACTTTGGTGGAAAACGGGTTTAGACTGCCGTCGGCTTTAGATAACAGACCCTTGAAATTTGAAGAGTTTAGAGAGGTAGGAGGGCAGATGGTCTTTGTTTCGGCCACCCCTGGAGACTTTGAATTAGAAAACAGTGAGGCAGTTGCAGAACAACTGGTACGGCCTACAGGGATTGTAGAACCCAAGATAATAATAAAGCCGACTAAAAACCAGGTGGATGATCTCTTGGAAGAAATCCGGATCCGGGTAGAAAAAAAACAATGTGTTTTAGTGACTACACTGACAAAAAAGATGGCAGAGGAGCTGACAGAATATTATCTTGATTTGGGAGTAAGGGTAAAATATATGCATTCCGGGGTAGATACCCTGGAAAGGATTGAGATAATTCGGGGGCTCCGAAAAAAGGAATTTGATGTATTGGTAGGAATAAATCTATTGCGGGAAGGACTGGATATTCCAGAGGTATCCCTGGTAGCTATATTAGAAGCGGATAAGGAAGGTTTTCTGAGGAGCAGGAGATCACTGATACAGACAATGGGAAGAGCTGCCAGAAATATAGAGGGAGAAGCTATCTTGTATGCAGATATCATGACAAAATCTATGATGGAAGCCATCTCGGAAACAGACAGAAGAAGGGAAAAACAGATAGAATATAATATAAATAATAATATAGATCCCAGATCCACTATAAATGAGATCTCTGAAGATCTGCTCAACCTGGATTATGGTCTAGATATGGATGAAATAAACGATGAAATAATGATATATAGCTCTAAAAAGGATATAATAGAGCAGATAGGAAGATTAAAGGTAGAGATAAGGAAATTAGCCGGAGAATTGGATTTTGAGGGAGCTATAAAAAAAAGAGATGAGATGTTAAAATTAGACAAATTATTATTGGAAATATAG
- a CDS encoding DMT family transporter, producing MKKSLVADTTLLLVSIIWGSGFVATKILLDAGISPFYMMGFRFLIAGVSLGVIFFKRIKKMKKEDILGGFLVGILLYLAFGAQTVGLQYTTPSKNAFLTGVNVVVVPFLYWAVTRKRPDKYAFAAVGICFLGTAFLSTGNNMNFGYGEFLSLVCAFLFAGHIVSNGHYVDKTGPFILCFLQMIFASIFSFMTAFSVETLPSVITAQTWAAVLYVGLVTTMLAFFLQTWAQAHTTSTKTAIIISTEAVFGTLFSVVLLGELLTVNMIVGGFAIFIAIITAETKWNFLKFKKKTVKI from the coding sequence ATGAAAAAAAGTTTAGTAGCGGATACAACATTATTATTGGTATCTATCATATGGGGGTCAGGCTTTGTAGCGACCAAAATTTTATTGGATGCAGGGATATCGCCATTTTATATGATGGGATTCAGATTTTTGATAGCAGGAGTATCTCTAGGGGTAATCTTTTTTAAGAGGATAAAGAAGATGAAAAAGGAAGATATATTGGGAGGTTTTTTAGTAGGGATCTTATTGTATCTGGCTTTTGGAGCACAGACTGTGGGACTGCAGTATACAACACCATCTAAAAATGCTTTTTTAACAGGAGTAAATGTAGTAGTGGTGCCATTTTTATATTGGGCAGTGACTCGGAAAAGACCTGATAAATATGCTTTTGCAGCAGTGGGAATTTGTTTTTTAGGAACAGCATTTCTGTCTACAGGAAATAATATGAATTTTGGTTATGGGGAATTTTTGTCCCTGGTATGTGCGTTTTTATTTGCAGGACACATAGTATCAAATGGTCATTATGTAGATAAAACAGGACCTTTTATCCTTTGTTTTTTACAGATGATCTTTGCATCGATCTTCTCCTTTATGACGGCATTCAGTGTGGAAACATTACCCTCTGTGATAACTGCTCAAACTTGGGCAGCTGTACTTTATGTGGGGCTGGTTACAACAATGCTGGCGTTTTTTCTGCAAACCTGGGCCCAGGCTCATACCACATCTACAAAGACAGCAATAATAATATCTACAGAAGCAGTTTTTGGAACTTTATTTTCAGTGGTTTTATTGGGAGAGCTGTTGACTGTCAATATGATTGTTGGAGGCTTTGCTATCTTCATAGCAATAATAACTGCAGAAACAAAGTGGAATTTTTTGAAATTTAAGAAGAAAACAGTTAAGATATAA
- a CDS encoding sensor domain-containing diguanylate cyclase — MLRTKSLFIVTVSSLIVFILIFVNLKKSIEKDYEHIEIGISKSVYKLINNEFNSSYSNLEKLNLDWSKWDDTYEFVDSEDPEIREHYINSNLVDTLLEDLDLDLVIFLNDRGKIVYQTSYDEDSNRNLSLEEISALKDELQFHNEKTGMIDRKNNKILVFSNLEITDSNNSKKPVGNLIMGYFLDENKLKTLEEKLGIPFNILGVSEDSKNPYEIKIEKDTVLNKFYIPTLSGRSLVLENQRDANILFLGKENIKKYIVMLLINFLILIFVIYIFMERFIVKRLRNMEHSVKEIIKHKDLGKRLEISGKDEIGNLGKNINNLLEDIERMKKRLYSLATYDVMTGILNRHIGLEKLDEKFKNVKKNKASLVIVFIDINDLKYVNDQFSHEEGDKLIKNVVKTIEDSLQPEDIFLRFGGDEFILGFDRLNILEAGELFNEIQEKFEEYSKNNVKKYKISISIGMVECYGDDTLEEYINLADIQMYEDKKKKKKLPERIYI, encoded by the coding sequence ATGTTAAGAACAAAAAGTTTATTTATAGTAACAGTTTCTAGTCTGATAGTCTTTATCTTGATTTTTGTTAATTTGAAAAAATCAATAGAAAAAGATTATGAGCATATAGAAATTGGAATATCTAAATCTGTATATAAATTGATAAACAATGAGTTTAATAGTTCATATTCAAACTTAGAAAAACTTAATCTTGATTGGTCTAAATGGGATGATACCTACGAATTCGTAGATTCAGAGGATCCTGAAATAAGAGAACATTATATAAATAGTAACCTGGTGGATACTCTTTTAGAAGATTTGGATTTAGATCTTGTTATCTTTTTAAATGACAGGGGAAAAATAGTGTACCAGACAAGCTATGATGAGGATTCTAACAGAAACCTTTCTTTAGAAGAGATCTCCGCATTAAAAGATGAGCTACAGTTTCATAATGAAAAAACAGGCATGATAGACAGAAAAAATAATAAGATTTTAGTTTTTTCCAACTTAGAGATAACAGACAGCAACAATTCTAAAAAACCGGTGGGTAACTTAATTATGGGTTATTTTTTAGATGAAAATAAATTAAAAACTTTAGAAGAGAAATTAGGAATTCCATTTAATATCTTAGGAGTTTCTGAAGATTCAAAAAATCCATATGAAATAAAAATCGAAAAAGATACAGTCCTCAACAAGTTCTACATTCCAACTCTTTCTGGTAGAAGCCTTGTCTTAGAAAATCAAAGGGATGCCAATATATTATTTTTAGGGAAGGAAAATATAAAAAAATATATAGTAATGCTGTTAATAAACTTTCTCATTTTGATATTTGTTATTTATATCTTCATGGAAAGATTTATAGTGAAGAGATTAAGGAATATGGAACATTCCGTTAAAGAAATAATAAAACATAAGGATTTGGGGAAACGTCTTGAAATCAGCGGAAAGGATGAAATTGGAAATTTAGGAAAAAATATAAACAACCTTTTAGAGGATATTGAAAGGATGAAAAAAAGACTGTATAGTCTGGCCACCTACGATGTAATGACAGGAATACTCAACAGGCATATCGGGCTGGAAAAATTAGATGAAAAGTTTAAAAATGTTAAGAAAAATAAGGCTAGCCTGGTGATCGTTTTTATCGATATAAATGATCTGAAATATGTAAATGATCAATTTTCCCATGAAGAAGGGGATAAACTGATTAAAAATGTTGTTAAAACTATAGAAGATAGCCTCCAGCCGGAAGATATTTTCCTGCGGTTTGGAGGAGACGAATTTATCCTGGGATTCGACAGATTAAATATCCTGGAAGCAGGGGAATTGTTTAATGAGATCCAAGAAAAATTTGAAGAATACAGTAAAAACAATGTAAAAAAATATAAGATCAGCATAAGTATTGGAATGGTAGAATGCTATGGAGATGATACCTTGGAAGAATATATTAATCTTGCAGATATCCAGATGTACGAGGATAAGAAAAAGAAGAAAAAATTACCAGAACGAATATACATCTAA
- a CDS encoding cysteine-rich CWC family protein codes for MDKKICPICGKENNCAHENKRDSNTCWCMDVKIPKEVLEKLKNSKKDNTGGCFCRSCVEKFMAAK; via the coding sequence ATGGATAAAAAAATATGTCCTATATGCGGGAAAGAGAATAATTGTGCCCATGAAAATAAAAGAGATTCCAATACCTGCTGGTGTATGGATGTAAAGATACCGAAAGAAGTTTTGGAAAAATTAAAAAACTCCAAAAAAGATAATACAGGTGGTTGTTTCTGCAGATCCTGTGTAGAAAAATTTATGGCAGCGAAATAG